From Pan paniscus chromosome 6, NHGRI_mPanPan1-v2.0_pri, whole genome shotgun sequence, one genomic window encodes:
- the ANKMY2 gene encoding ankyrin repeat and MYND domain-containing protein 2, which yields MVHIQKGELTQEEKELLEVIGKGTVQEAGTLLSSKNVRVNCLDENGMTPLMHAAYKGKLDMCKLLLRHGADVNCHQHEHGYTALMFAALSGNKDITWVMLEAGAETDVVNSVGRTAAQMAAFVGQHDCVTIINNFFPRERLDYYTKPQGLDKEPKLPPKLAGPLHKIITTTNLHPVKIVMLVNENPLLTEEAALNKCYRVMDLICEKCMKQRDMNEVLAMKMHYISCIFQKCINFLKDGENKLDTLIKSLLKGRASDGFPVYQEKIIRESIRKFPYCEATLLQQLVRSIAPVEIGSDPTAFSVLTQAITGQVGFVDVEFCTTCGEKGASKRCSVCKMVIYCDQTCQKTHWFTHKKICKNLKDIYEKQQLEAAKEKRQEENHGKLDVNSNCVNEEQPEAEVGISQKDSNPEDSGEGKKESLESEAELEGFQDAPAGPQVSEE from the exons gtactGTCCAAGAAGCTGGAACATTATTATCCAGCAAGAATGTTCGTGTCAACTGTTTGGACGAG AATGGAATGACTCCTCTAATGCATGCAGCATATAAAGGAAAACTCGATATGTGCAAATTACTACTGCGACATGGAGCCGATGTAAATTGTCATCAGCATGAACATGGATACACAGCCCTCATGTTTGCTGCACTTTCTG GTAATAAAGACATCACGTGGGTAATGTTAGAAGCTGGTGCTGAGACAGATGTTGTCAACTCTGTGGGAAGAACAGCAGCTCAGATGGCAGCCTTTGTGG GTCAACATGATTGTGTGACCATAATCAACAATTTCTTTCCTCGAGAGAGACTGGATTATTACACTAAGCCGCAGGGACTGGATAAAGAGCCAAAACTGCCCCCAAAGTTGGCAGGCCCGCTGCACAAAATTATCACCACAACGAATCTTCATCCTGTCAAG ATCGTGATGCTTGTAAATGAGAATCCTCTGCTGACAGAAGAAGCAGCCCTGAATAAATGCTACAGAGTGATGGATTTGATTTGTGAGAAATGTATGAAGCAAAGAGACATGAATGAAGTATTGGCTATGAAGATGCATTACATAAGCTGTATCTTTCAGAAATGCATTAACTTCTTAAAAGATGGAGAGAATAAACTGGACACCTTGATCAAAAG cTTGTTAAAAGGCCGAGCTTCTGATGGCTTTCCAGTGTATCAAGAAAAGATCATTAGAGAAAGTATCAGAAAATTTCCTTACTGTGAAGCTACACTCCTCCAGCAGCTGGTTCGAAGCATTGCTCCTGTTGAAATT GGTTCTGATCCCACTGCATTCTCCGTCCTTACCCAAGCCATCACTGGCCAGGTGGGTTTTGTGGATGTGGAATTTTGCACTacctgtggagaaaagggagcaagTAAAAGATGTTCAGTTTGCAAAATG GTAATATATTGTGATCAAACCTGCCAGAAAACACACTGGTTTACTCATAAGAAAATCTGTAAGAATCTGAAGGACATTTACGAAAAGCAACAGTTGGAGGCTGccaaagaaaagagacaagaggAAAACC aCGGCAAACTTGATGTCAATTCTAACTGTGTTAATGAAGAGCAACCAGAGGCTGAAGTAGGTATCTCTCAAAAGGATTCCAATCCTGAAGATTccggggaaggaaagaaagaatctcTTGAAAGCGAAGCTGAGTTGGAAGGCTTCCAGGATGCTCCTGCAGGGCCACAGGTGTCTGAGGAGTAA